In Rhododendron vialii isolate Sample 1 chromosome 9a, ASM3025357v1, the following are encoded in one genomic region:
- the LOC131299827 gene encoding SKP1-like protein 4: MSSRKKLTLQSSDGQTFELEESVETMCSNLRNVIRDKVDCASSVCTILVPGVDGKTLATVIEQCKKHANTEAGGAGDDLERCDLESLGKDDQEVLVPLFVHALLFSAICLDVKDLAAAVVKKI, from the coding sequence ATGTCTTCTCGGAAGAAACTAACCCTACAGAGCTCCGACGGCCAGACGTTCGAGCTAGAAGAGTCTGTCGAGACAATGTGCTCAAACCTCAGAAACGTGATCCGGGACAAGGTTGACTGCGCGTCTTCGGTGTGCACCATTCTTGTGCCCGGTGTTGACGGGAAGACTCTCGCGACGGTGATCGAGCAATGCAAGAAACACGCGAACACGGAAGCCGGTGGAGCGGGCGACGATCTCGAGCGGTGCGACTTGGAGTCTTTGGGCAAAGATGATCAGGAGGTTCTGGTGCCCCTGTTTGTGCACGCCCTGCTCTTTTCAGCAATTTGTCTCGACGTCAAGGACCTGGCGGCTGCGGTTGTGAAGAAAATCTGA